Proteins from a single region of Gossypium arboreum isolate Shixiya-1 chromosome 1, ASM2569848v2, whole genome shotgun sequence:
- the LOC108452000 gene encoding ras-related protein RABC2a-like isoform X1 — protein sequence MGSSSGQSSGSYDLSFKILLIGDSGAGKSSLLVSLISASAEDLAPTIGVDFKIKFLTVGGKRLKLTIWDTAGQERFRTLTSSYYRGAQGIILVYDVTRRETFTNLSTVWAKEVELYSTNRDCVKMLVGNKVDRDSERAVSREEGMDLAKDLGCMFLECSAKTRKNVEQCFEGLALKIMEVPSFLEEGSAIGKRNMLKHKPEYRGHQGGGCCS from the exons ATGGGATCATCTTCAGGGCAAAGTAGTGGAAGCTATGATCTTTCATTCAAGATCTTATTGATAGGAGACTCAGGTGCAGGCAAGAGTAGTTTGCTTGTTAGCTTAATTTCAGCTTCTGCAGAGGATCTAGCTCCCACCATTG GTGTGGATTTTAAGATCAAGTTTTTAACAGTTGGTGGGAAAAGATTAAAGCTTACCATATGGGATACTG CTGGACAGGAAAGGTTCAGAACACTAACAAGCTCTTACTATAGAGGTGCCCAAGGGATCATACTTG TTTACGATGTAACACGGAGAGAAACCTTCACAAATTTGTCCACTGTTTGGGCGAAAGAAGTGGAGCTCTATTCTACCAACCGGGACTGTGTCAAGATGCTCGTTGGAAATAAAGTTGATAGA GATTCTGAAAGGGCTGTAAGTAGAGAAGAAGGGATGGATCTTGCAAAGGACCTTGGATGCATGTTTCTTGAATGCAGTGCCAAAACAAGAAAAAACGTGGAGCAATGCTTTGAGGGGCTTGCATTGAAG ATAATGGAAGTTCCAAGTTTTTTAGAAGAAGGGTCTGCTATAGGGAAGAGAAACATGTTAAAGCATAAACCAGAGTATAGAGGTCATCAAGGCGGTGGATGTTGCTCTTAA
- the LOC108452000 gene encoding ras-related protein RABC2a-like isoform X2, which yields MGSSSGQSSGSYDLSFKILLIGDSGAGKSSLLVSLISASAEDLAPTIGVDFKIKFLTVGGKRLKLTIWDTVYDVTRRETFTNLSTVWAKEVELYSTNRDCVKMLVGNKVDRDSERAVSREEGMDLAKDLGCMFLECSAKTRKNVEQCFEGLALKIMEVPSFLEEGSAIGKRNMLKHKPEYRGHQGGGCCS from the exons ATGGGATCATCTTCAGGGCAAAGTAGTGGAAGCTATGATCTTTCATTCAAGATCTTATTGATAGGAGACTCAGGTGCAGGCAAGAGTAGTTTGCTTGTTAGCTTAATTTCAGCTTCTGCAGAGGATCTAGCTCCCACCATTG GTGTGGATTTTAAGATCAAGTTTTTAACAGTTGGTGGGAAAAGATTAAAGCTTACCATATGGGATACTG TTTACGATGTAACACGGAGAGAAACCTTCACAAATTTGTCCACTGTTTGGGCGAAAGAAGTGGAGCTCTATTCTACCAACCGGGACTGTGTCAAGATGCTCGTTGGAAATAAAGTTGATAGA GATTCTGAAAGGGCTGTAAGTAGAGAAGAAGGGATGGATCTTGCAAAGGACCTTGGATGCATGTTTCTTGAATGCAGTGCCAAAACAAGAAAAAACGTGGAGCAATGCTTTGAGGGGCTTGCATTGAAG ATAATGGAAGTTCCAAGTTTTTTAGAAGAAGGGTCTGCTATAGGGAAGAGAAACATGTTAAAGCATAAACCAGAGTATAGAGGTCATCAAGGCGGTGGATGTTGCTCTTAA